From the Bradyrhizobium ontarionense genome, the window TCGGCCACAGCGCCGGAGCCGGTTCTCACGTGCAGGGTGACGGCCTCCGGAACCCATCCCTGCTGCCCGACCGGACGCTCCCAATCGCCGCCGAGCGGGTTGATCCGCAGCACCACCGAACCCGAGCCCGAGCGCTGATCGATGATGCCGGGCTGCAGCCGGCTGCGATCCGCCAGCGCGGTTGCAAGCGCGAGCCTCATGTCCGTGATGAGGGTGACATGCTGTTCGAGCTTGCGGACGCCGTTTGCATTGCGCGACACCACGGCACCG encodes:
- a CDS encoding prepilin-type N-terminal cleavage/methylation domain-containing protein; translated protein: MADRGTADRSQAGFTLIEVLVALAVVSVSIVAIGAVVSRNANGVRKLEQHVTLITDMRLALATALADRSRLQPGIIDQRSGSGSVVLRINPLGGDWERPVGQQGWVPEAVTLHVRTGSGAVADVQTVRLARMAP